The genomic window GGTTTTGGTCCTGGCCCACCTGGCCCGGCAGGCCGGACTGGACGGCTGGGTGGCTTCGCCCCGCGAGGCGTCCCTCCTGAGAAAGGAGCTGGGGCCGGAGCCGGTGATCGTAACCCCCGGTATCCGCCCGCTGGGTTCTTCTGCTCCCGGGCGGGGCGTGGTAGCGGTAAGTGTGTCCGAGGCCACGGCTCTGTCTTCCCGGGATGACCAGGTGCGGGTGGCCACGCCGGCGGAGGCGGTGGCGAACGGGGCGGACTGGCTGGTGGTGGGGAGGCCTGTCACGCGTGCTGACGATCCCGTCCGGGCAGCGCGGGCCGTGGTCGAGGAGATCAGCGCCGCTGTGGACGGCCGCCGGGCGGCGACCACACCACACCGGTGATCCTGGCAGGGAGGGTTTTGCTAGTGACAGAACAGGAGATTGTGGATCTGCTGCGGCGTACGGGCGTGATCATGGAAGGGCATTTTCGGTTGACGTCGGGGAGGCATAGCCCGACATTCCTGCAGTGTTCCCAGGTGCTCCAGTATCCCCAGTACGCCGAGATACTGTGCCGGCAACTGGCGGCTCCCTTTGCTGGGAGCGGAGTGCAGGCGGTGATCGGCCCTGCGGTGGGAGGCATCATCCTGGCGTACGAAACGGCCCGGGCCCTTGGGGTGAGGGCCATCTTTGCGGAAAGGGAAGAGGGCCAGATGCGCCTGCGGCGCGGGTTCTCCATTTCTCCCGGGGAGCGTTTCCTGGTGGTGGAGGATGCCGTGACCACCGGGGGTTCGGTGAACGAGGTGCTGGAATTGCTGGCACAGGCCCGGGCACGGGCGGTGGGCGTGGCCGTGATGGTGGATCGCAGCGGGGGAAAGGTGGGGTTCGGCGTGCCCCAGGTGGCCCTGGTCACCCTGGACATCCCCTCGTACTCTCCCGCCGAATGCCCGCTCTGCCGTGCCGGTGTCCCCCTTACCTACCCCAAGGGCGCAGCGGTCTAACCCGGAGAGGGGCTGGGGGGCGGTGATTCAAAGTGGGACACGAGACGGGTGCCCTGGCGGGAGCGAGAGGGGCAGAACTGTTCTGGCAGTGCTGGCGTGTTCCCCGGCCGCGAGGGGTACTGGTCATCGTCCACGGCCTGGGGGAACACAGCGGTCGCTATCAGAACGTGGTGGACGCCCTGGAGGGCACGCCCCTGTCCATCTGGACCCATGACCTGCGCGGGTTCGGCCGGTCAACGGGACCGCGCGGGCACGTGGACTCCTTCTGGGACTACATGGAGGACCTGGATTGTTTCCTGGAGTACATCGTGGCGATGGAAGGAGACCTCCCCGTATTCCTCCTCGGGCACAGCTACGGAGGACTCATCGCCCTGCATTACGCCCTGTGTCGGCCCGGACGCCTGGCGGGCCTGGTGCTGTCCAGCCCCTGTCTGGGGTTGGCGGTACGGGTTCCCCCGTGGAAGCACGGGGCGGGGATGGTGTTATCCTGGCTTCTTCCCCGTTTTTCCATGCCCAGCGGCATTGATCCCGGACTGCTTTCCCACGATCCCCAGGTAGTTGAGAGATACCGCAATGACCCGCTGGTCACCGACCGGGTGAGCGCCCGGCTTTACACGGAGATGCTGGCCGCCATGGAGCGGGTGGCCCGCAAGGCGGTGCAACTGCGGGTCCCCTGCCTGCTTCTTCTGGCGGAGGAGGACGCCCTGGTGTCGGTACCGGTGGCCGAGAACGTTTTCGTGCGGCTGGGGAGTTCCGAGAAGGAGGTCCACACTTACCCAGGCTATTACCACGAGCTTTTTAACGAACAAGGCAAGGAAGTGCCCCTCGCCTGCCTGCGCCAGTGGCTCGAGCGCCGTCTAACGTAAGCCGGGGCGGCTTCGAGCTTGACCGCCGCCAGGGTGAGCGCGGCGGGGCAGAGGGCTGACCGCAACTACGGTGAACCCGGCGGGGGAGCGGGCCTGACCAGCAGGGTGCGTTCTTCCCGGTACACCACCTGGCCCGGTTTGGCACCCGGCTTGCGCCGCACGTGCTTGCGCAGCGTCCAGTCCACCTCCACCTTGGGGGCCAGGCGGGCCTGACTGAAGTGGGCGGCGATGGTTGCCGCCCGGGCGATGGCCTCAGGGCTCGGCGGCCGACCGGCGGGGGGACGGAGGATGACGTGGCTCCCCGGGATTCCGCGCACGTGCAGCCAGATGTCGTCGGGCCGGGCCAGGACGAAGGTCAGAAAATCGTTGGCCTCGGCCCCCCTGCCCACCAAGACCTCGTCGCCCCCGGGAAGTGAAAACCGCAACACCCGGTGCTGCCCGGTAACCGGACGTTCCCGAGCGGCGTTTGCGGGCGCGGCCCGGGCAGGCGGTGTGGCCACGATCCCCGCCGCCTCCATTTCCCGCTGGAGGACCTCCAGCGTGTCCCGGTCCGAGGCACGGGAGAGTGCTTGCTCGAGCTGTTCCAGGTAGGCCAGGTGAGTGGCCTCCTGATCCAGGCGTTGCCGGAGGGGATCCAGGGCGCGGCGAGCCTTGCTATATTTGCGAAAATACTCACGGGCGTTGTCCTTGCCGGAAAGGGCGGGGTTGAGGGGGATCTCGACCTGACGTGGTTCCTCCGAGTAATAGTCGGTAACCTCAACCCGGTCGTGACCCGCCGGCAGGTGGGCGGCCTGGGCCATCAGCAGTTCCCCC from Bacillota bacterium includes these protein-coding regions:
- a CDS encoding lysophospholipase, encoding MGHETGALAGARGAELFWQCWRVPRPRGVLVIVHGLGEHSGRYQNVVDALEGTPLSIWTHDLRGFGRSTGPRGHVDSFWDYMEDLDCFLEYIVAMEGDLPVFLLGHSYGGLIALHYALCRPGRLAGLVLSSPCLGLAVRVPPWKHGAGMVLSWLLPRFSMPSGIDPGLLSHDPQVVERYRNDPLVTDRVSARLYTEMLAAMERVARKAVQLRVPCLLLLAEEDALVSVPVAENVFVRLGSSEKEVHTYPGYYHELFNEQGKEVPLACLRQWLERRLT
- the pyrE gene encoding orotate phosphoribosyltransferase, giving the protein MTEQEIVDLLRRTGVIMEGHFRLTSGRHSPTFLQCSQVLQYPQYAEILCRQLAAPFAGSGVQAVIGPAVGGIILAYETARALGVRAIFAEREEGQMRLRRGFSISPGERFLVVEDAVTTGGSVNEVLELLAQARARAVGVAVMVDRSGGKVGFGVPQVALVTLDIPSYSPAECPLCRAGVPLTYPKGAAV